The Medicago truncatula cultivar Jemalong A17 unplaced genomic scaffold, MtrunA17r5.0-ANR MtrunA17Chr0c20, whole genome shotgun sequence DNA window TAgatgttgtgtaattttgaaATCTTCAAGCAACTTTGGATGTTGTATACCGCTCTATGAAAACATTTCAATTGAAATGTTTTACTATACGTTTTTGATTGGAGAGTTGAGCTTCGAAGCAATAATACTGTATAGACCAATCAATCAAATCGACAAGTCCTTAAATCAAATATGCATGtgacaataatattaagattttactggttaaatatatttttcgtcCTTACCACTTTGAGACCTTCTAAGTTTGACCCATAtgtaatttttatgatttttttatagttttttttattcactgcAAATTTTTAAAACTCTTAAATTGAAATCTGCAAGGGACAGTAgtattaaaaatcaattatcatttttaaattaatggtAAATATCATATGTATGtcaacaaaaaatatgtttgttaaAATAACAATCCTTATTTCCTCTAAAATAAAAGTccttattttttacactttagtcactttagattttttttttggtcgggGTTCAAATTCCAGACGTTACATATATTATCCGCTGTCCTTAACAATTGAACTAAACTCACGAGAACTTTAGTCAGTTTAGATGATTAAACTAAGATTGAGACTAACAAtattatttaagaatttatataattattgcctaatttttttttatttcaataaataaactaGACATATCAATCATGGATTCGACTTAAATTCTTAAGAGGATTTTTAGTTGATAAGTTTAAGGTTACAAGCGacacatattatatttttttcttcactatTTTTTGTAGACAATTTCAGAACATTAAAATACGGGCTCtcacttaaaattaaatttttcgacaagagacaaattaattaagaatttttatgttaacaaaaactcaaaaaccaaaacaacgtAAATCTcgatttaaaaattaaaattgagttttttttttttatttttaattttcatattgcAAGAGACCTCtcgatttattttaatttttcaactaaaatattcaaaattgcaatttttttccGAATAAATATATACTTATACTTAGGGGGTCAGGTTTTGTTTCTGTATTTTGAAGGCATGCTTAGAACACCATCTAAACATTGACCCCaaatttggaatttttaaactagcgacaaattaattataaatttgttaaaatttcataattatgattaattattggAAAGATAAATTTGTTAAGAAGTTCATTTTCGTTCCATCACTTTAGTTTCTATAGCTAAGTCATACATCTTTGTCGgtttaaaaaattgttagcTCAACTTAGGGATGACAATAGGACCTATGTCTAATGAATATCCGTAAAAAATATTTACGATGGGCAGATAAGTATCTGCGTTGTTGGGTTTGGCTCGAGCTTAGGTAAGTACCTACTAATTTGAACGGGTATGGACGTGGGTACGGACACTCGTGCCCATCCGACACGTTATGTATACTATcgttataattttataatacgaaaattagttaattaatctTAAGTCTTTTTTATATCTATATAATTTTGATGCTGCTTAACGGCGAAATTTAACCGATGGACTGAAGTGTTTAACGGATGAAAGACCAAAACAACagtttttgaataaaataaaaatgacatcACTTTGAGTTGATTCATCCATCCTGTCGTGAAAAAGCTTTGCTATCTATCATGATGGATATGGCTTCCGTCTCTctcacattttcttcttcttccatcgTTCCTTCTCCAATTCCCCAACATAACAAAACCACCCACAACAACCCCAGAAAACCCCATCTTCCAATTTTCTACGCAGTTTCATCTTCACCATCAAAAACTGCTTCTGCTTCTAATTCCTCTGTTGTCAAAAAGAAACACTGGAAACAAGGTGAGTTTCCTGGGGTTTCTGAAACATCGTTACCTTCTAGTACGAGGAGGAAACCCATTAAAAATGTCAAGAAAAAATTGGACAGAAAGAACAATGCTAAAGCCTGGGCTAACACTGTTACTGAAGCCTTGTCTGAATGCATTGACAAAAAACAGTGGCTTCAAGCCCTTGAGgtattactttatttttctGCACTTAAAAATCATTACtttaagctatttctataacataagataaaatgaagttaagttgttttcatatatataagttattataagctgttttcacaagtgcttatgctgTCAATCCAAACATCCCTTATTCTAGACTGTTTATTGTTGTATCTATAGTCAATGGCCTTTGTAGTATAGTTTGTGTTGAGAGTCCCACAATGGATGAGATACAAGTAcaagtgtttataagtggaggCATCTCGCCACATTAGACCCAACTCAAATTTTAAGATGTTATAAGACTCTATTTATGATTCGTTGGAACACCCACTATCAAGCTACTTAGGTCACACTCTTTATGTCCAGTCCTGAATGTGagggggaggggaggggagggggttgagagtcccacattggatgCGGTATAgcctaaaaaattgtttataactCTCACCGTCCAAGCCGGTTTTGAAGGGTTGAGTTAAACCCAATTCAAATTAAGAGTTTGGATGATACCAGTCTgttaaattctaattttttttactttttcatgTGCAGACACTTGACATGCTAAGAGAACAATCCTTTTACCAACCCAGAGAAGGGACTTACATGAAACTAATTGTGCTACTTGGAAAATCCGGTCAACCCCAACGTGCCCATCAGCTTTTTACCGCAATGATTGAAGAGGGTTGTGACCCTACTCCTGAACTATACACCGCGTTGCTCGCTGCATATTGCAGGAGCAACATGATTGATGAGGCGCTATCGATTCTCGATGAGATGAAGAACCATCCTCTTTGTCAGCCTGATGTTTTCACTTACAGTACGTTGATAAAAGCCTGTGTggacattttcaaatttgaattgatcGAGTTGCTGTATGAAGAAATGGCTCAAAGGTCCATCATGCCTAACACTGTTACACAAAACATTGTTTTGAATGGTTATGGTAAGGCAGGGATGTTTGATCAGATGGAGAAAGTTCTGTCAGGTATGCTGCAGAGCGCTGATTGCAAGCCTGATGTCTGGACCATGAACACAATCATTGGTGTCTTTGGTAATATGGGTCAGATTGATATGATGGAGAAATGGTATGAAAAGTTCCGTAATTTTGGGATAGAACCAGAAACACGCACTTTCAATATCTTGATTGGCTCCTATGGAAAGAAAAGAATGTATGACAAGATGTCATCTGTTATGGAGTATATGCGGAAGTTGCAATTTCCATGGACAACCTCTACTTATAACAATGTGATTGAGGCATTTGCAGAGGCAGGTGATGCTAAAAACATGGAGTATACATTTAATCAGATGCGTTCTGAGGGTATGAGAGCAGATACCAAAACATTCTGCTGCCTTATCAAAGGTTTTGCAAATGCAGGCCTCTTTCATAAAGTGATTAGCAGTGTTCAATTGGCTGCAAAGCTTGAAATACCTCTGAACACTGCCTTTTATAATGCAGTCTTATCTGCATGTGCAAAGGCGGAAGATTTAATGGAAATGGACAGAGTTTTCATGCGTATGAAAGATACCCAATGTCCACTGGATGACACAACATACTCAATCATGGTCGAGGCATATAGAAAAGAGGGTATGAATGACAAGATATATTATTTGGAGCAGGAAAAGCAGACGATGATAACTGACAATAAGATAGAGAACCAGCCTGTGGATTAAATCTTAAGTTGATTTGTGGTTTATAGTCCAGACTGCCAATACATCTGTATTCTTCAACTCATCCATTTGTCTTGAGCAGctgtttaattttcttttggagTGGACGGGTGATTAGTTGCTGAGTTGCATTCCAGCTTCATTTTGCATGATGAATGACATCAACTCCTGCCTAACTTCTGCATGTTGTTGTAAAGTTAAACATCTGCATTTTTCAGTGTGAACACGAGCTCAAATTTGACACAAGGCACAAGTGAAGTAAATTCAGGGCTGATGACTGAATTTACTCGTGTCTTGTGTCAAATTGGAGGTCATGTTTACATTTACCCCATCTCTTCTTGTCCGAAGGAAGCTATTTGGCAGGTTAAAAGTATCGTTAGGGCTCCATTCGGTAATTTACGTAGTTGTGAGATTTCTGGATGATGGTATTATAGCCAAGGAAGCCGAACCACTTCAAAATAAAAGCTATCCACATACTGCACATTTACCATGTCGGATGCACCACAGCACATACACTTCGGATATTCCCAGttgtattttacatttttttttcactttattcTAGGTATGATAATTAGGTACAATATGATAATTTATTAAGTTTGCAATGATTCATATTCACTCTTAAAATCTGAAGTGTATTGACTATTGACTGAAcatgtattaatttatttatatgtttaTCTTCATTTTGTGTCTTATAGTAGTATTTATCATATTCATGTAGGCCCTGCATATTGTACCTGTATTTCATAATCTAGAAATCTGAAGTGTCTTATAATAACCATCAAGCAAAACTGACACAGCAGCTGCGTACATGACAGTTTTGCACTTCAATTTCCATAAGCATATTGAGAATCAACTAGTTTAGGCTAGGGGTGCTTATGGAATTCTAGAAGAGGGTGCAATGGAAACtgtaaattttcattttctagaTTTATCCACCTTTTGGGATAAATGGTGGTTAAGTTCTAGTTGGAAAGGGACTAATGTTCAAAGCAATGCCGACAAATGCTAATAAGCGCCCTAAGAGCATTGTTTAACATGTCTTAACAATAAGTTACATTGATAAAAGGTACTGTATATTTAACTTTTCAACGAATAATTAACTTGTTTTGAAACCTTAAACAATGCTTTAAAACACCCATCAGCAACGAATTCACATTGACGGTTTCATTCCAAATTACAATGAAGTGAATCATCAGAAGTGTTTCAAAGCATATCATATAATCATCAAAAGCGTTTCAATGTCTGTAGATCCAACAAAGCTAAACAAGtcttaaaaattatttgtattcCAAATTACTATAAAACGATTCATAATAAAGCAAATTTGGAAATactaattaaaacaataaaacaatttcaaatcaaaatacataatatCCCAATATACATCATTGCtgccaaaaacaaacaaaaaattgtatattacaTATAAACAATTGCTATAGAGGTTTTGATCAATGATGCAGCCTTGTATTCCTATATTTCTATACATGAAAATTGTACTGTAGCCACCATAATGCATAAGAAGCAATCTGTAATATCTGTTTCTATCTCTTTTGGTAATTTATTTTCCCTATGCAATAGGCAAAGAGAGAAGCATAAATGATTGGGTAAGCAATGAGCACCACAGCCACAACACTTAATCTGTCGTGTCTGAACCCATAGTAATCCTTTAGAAAGGTACCAACTGGTTTTTTGTCCCCAAATATGAGTATTTCCTTGTCCATGTCTCCATATTGTGAagttaataggccattcaaggACCAAGCTGTAGGGCAAATCCAGTAGCACCAAACCCACCATTTAGGAATTTTCTGCACATGATAAACATAGTTACTTAACTAGGTATGACCCTAAGTGGTATGGAAAATGAACATTCACACCCCTCACCCAATCAAACTCATGAATCAAGTTACGGAGGAAATGTATCGATTCACTTTTGTGAGAGGCAAACATTAGTTTAAGAAGCTGAGTTTAAAACTGTTATCtccaaacatgatttttttgcCTAAAAATTTGTTGTTCAACTCATTTAGGTGACTGTGTTCAAATAGAAAACACTTTAGTGTCAATCTACTTTTTTAGTTTTCCACAGGTTCCGTCCATGGGAGGTATATTCTGTTTGATAAACGGTCAGACACTATATGTGGACACCTCTCCAGTCTGGATTCAAACCTTGGTTAACCAAAAtcagttttacaaaattaataaaattttcaccacaccccacttagtgggataagacttggttgttgttgttgtttcgccaaagaaaaatcaaaaacacaatattatgaaaaaagaaatttgtggAGATCCAAGGAGACTTACAGGTCCTGGCATGAGGAATCCAGAAAAGAGATTGAATATGGTGTAGACTGCAGTTGACAATACTGAAGCTAGATCCAGATTTAAGCTTAATGACATTATCAGCATTCCAAGATACAC harbors:
- the LOC120577889 gene encoding pentatricopeptide repeat-containing protein At3g06430, chloroplastic, which translates into the protein MMDMASVSLTFSSSSIVPSPIPQHNKTTHNNPRKPHLPIFYAVSSSPSKTASASNSSVVKKKHWKQGEFPGVSETSLPSSTRRKPIKNVKKKLDRKNNAKAWANTVTEALSECIDKKQWLQALETLDMLREQSFYQPREGTYMKLIVLLGKSGQPQRAHQLFTAMIEEGCDPTPELYTALLAAYCRSNMIDEALSILDEMKNHPLCQPDVFTYSTLIKACVDIFKFELIELLYEEMAQRSIMPNTVTQNIVLNGYGKAGMFDQMEKVLSGMLQSADCKPDVWTMNTIIGVFGNMGQIDMMEKWYEKFRNFGIEPETRTFNILIGSYGKKRMYDKMSSVMEYMRKLQFPWTTSTYNNVIEAFAEAGDAKNMEYTFNQMRSEGMRADTKTFCCLIKGFANAGLFHKVISSVQLAAKLEIPLNTAFYNAVLSACAKAEDLMEMDRVFMRMKDTQCPLDDTTYSIMVEAYRKEGMNDKIYYLEQEKQTMITDNKIENQPVD